GAATAGTCGCCGGAAGTGAACCGTGGGTCCGACAGGGCTCGGATGTGAAATGGAATCGTGGTCTTTATACCGCCGATATCGTATTCACCCAGGGCTCTTTTCATGCGGGCGATCGCTTCTTCCCGCTGCTCGGCCCATACGATCAGCTTGGCGATCATGGGATCGTAGTAAATCGGAACTTCGTAGCCCGCGCAGAAGCCGCTGTCCAGGCGGACACCGGGGCCGCCCGGCTCGCTCAGGCGCGTAACCACGCCGACCGAGGGCATGAACTGCGCGTTGGGATCTTCGGCGGAAATCCGGCATTCCAGGGCCGCGCCGAGCAGGCGGATGTCTTCCTGACTGAAGGGCAGGGGCATGCCGGCGGCGATCTCTATCTGTCTCCTGACCAGGTCCTGTCCCGTTCTCAACTCGGTGACCGGGTGCTCGACCTGCAGGCGGGTGTTCATCTCGAGGAAATGGAACTGCCGGTCCTGGTCCACGATGAATTCCACGGTACCGGCGTTGGTGTACCGTACGGCCTCGGCGGCCCGGACGGCCGATTCGCCCATAGCGTTTCGCAAAGAATCGTCGAGTATGCAGGAGGGCGATTCTTCTATGAGTTTCTGGTGGCGGCGCTGGATTGAACATTCCCGCTCGCCGAGATGTACCACGTGCCCGTGCTGGTCGGCGAGGACCTGGAATTCCACGTGCCGGGGTTCCACCAGGTACTTCTCCAGGTAGACCGCGGCATCACCGAAAGCGGACTCCGCCTCCGACCGCGCGGTCCGGAGCGCGCCGGCCAGGTCGTCCGGGGATTCCACGACACGCATGCCCTTGCCGCCGCCGCCCATGGCCGCCTTCACGAGGACCGGGTAGCCGATGGATTCCGCCGCGCCGAGGGCTTCCTCGTCGCTGTCGATCCCTTCTTCGGTCCCCGGTACGACGGGCACGCCGGCCCGGCGCATGGTCTTTCGCGCCGCCGTCTTGCTTCCCATGGTCCGCATGGCCTCGCCGGAAGGGCCGATGAACGTGATCCCGGCCTCCGCGCAACGATCGGCGAACTCTCCGTTTTCGGAAAGGAACCCGTATCCAGGATGAACCGCGTCGGCCCCGGCCTTCTTTGCCGTCTCGATGATCCGGTCCACTCGGAGGTAACTGTCCGAGGAAGGCGCGTCGCCGATGCAGAAGGCCTCGTCGGCGAACTGGACGTGCAGGGCGGTGCGGTCCGCCTCGGAGAAGACGGCCGTCGATTCGATGCCCATTTCCCGGCACGTGCGGATCACCCGGACGGCGATCTCTCCGCGGTTGGCGATCAGGATTTTTCGGATCATGTACCCTCTTACAGCGGGATGTTCCCGTGTTTCTTGGGAGGATTCGCGTCTCGCTTGTTCTTCAGCATCTCCAACGCGGAAATAATACGTGGACGGGTCTCCTGGGGCTGGATCACTTCATCGATATACCCGATTTTCGCCGCGATGTAGGGGTTGTCGAACTTCTCCCTGAACTCGGCGGTCAGTTCCTGGCGCAGGGCGTCGGGATCGTCCGCCTCGGCCAGTTCCCGGCGGTAAAGCACGTTCACCGAGGCTTCCGGACCCATGACCGCGAACTGCGCGGACGGCCAGGCGTAGTTGATGTCGGCACGAATCTGCTTGCTGTTCATCACGCAGTAGGCGCCGCCGTAGGCTTTGCGCGTGACCACGGTCAGCCGGGGCACCGTGCTTTCACAGAACGCGTAGAGCAGCTTGGCGCCTTCTTTGATAATGCCGCCGTGCTCCTGGCTGACGCCGGGCAGAAACCCGGGCACGTCCTCGAAGACCACCAGGGGGATATTGAAGGCGTCGCAGAAACGCACGAACCGCGCGCCCTTCACGGACGCGTCGATGTCCAGCACGCCGGCGAGCGAAGCCGGCTGATTGGCTACGATGCCGGCGGTCCGCCCGTTGAACCGGGCGAATCCCACGACGATGTTGTCGGCGAATTCGCCATGGACTTCGAAGAAGCCGCCGTTATCCACCACCCGGTGGATCACTTCCTTGATATCGTAGGGCTTGTTGGCGTCATCCGGCACGATACGGGCGAGCTCCTCGTCCATGCGATCGGGATCGTCCGTGGGGGCCAGCCGGAGCGCGTCCTCCATGTTGTTCGACGGCAGGTAGGCCAGGAGTTCTTTCACCATGGCGAGACACGCGGGTTCGTCCGGCGCGGAAAAGTGAGCTACGCCCGTCACGGAATTGTGCACGTGCGCGCCGCCCAGTTCGTCGAAAGTCACCTCTTCGTGGGTGACCGCGCGGATGACGTCCGGTCCGGTGATGAACATGTAGCTGGTGTCTTCTACCATGAAAACGAAGTCGGTCATCGCCGGTGAATAGACCGCGCCGCCCGCGCAGGGCCCCATGATCACCGAAATCTGCGGGATCACGCCGGAAGCCAGTACGTTGCGCAGGAAGATGTCGGCGTAGCCCGCGAGACTGACCACCCCTTCCTGTATGCGCGCGCCGCCGGAATCCTTGAGACTGATGACCGGCGCGCCGTTCTTCATCGCCAGGTCCATGACCTTGCAGATCTTCTCCCCGTAGGCCTGGCCCAGCGAGCCGCCGAACACGGTGAAGTCTTCCGACACGACGTATACGCTGCGGCCGTCGATGGTGCCGTAGCCCGTGATCACGCCGTCGCCGAGTACTTCCGTGCCTTCCATCCCGAAATCCTGACAGTCGTGGGTCACGAAGGCGCCGATCTCCTCGAAGCTGCCT
The window above is part of the Gemmatimonadota bacterium genome. Proteins encoded here:
- the accC gene encoding acetyl-CoA carboxylase biotin carboxylase subunit; protein product: MIRKILIANRGEIAVRVIRTCREMGIESTAVFSEADRTALHVQFADEAFCIGDAPSSDSYLRVDRIIETAKKAGADAVHPGYGFLSENGEFADRCAEAGITFIGPSGEAMRTMGSKTAARKTMRRAGVPVVPGTEEGIDSDEEALGAAESIGYPVLVKAAMGGGGKGMRVVESPDDLAGALRTARSEAESAFGDAAVYLEKYLVEPRHVEFQVLADQHGHVVHLGERECSIQRRHQKLIEESPSCILDDSLRNAMGESAVRAAEAVRYTNAGTVEFIVDQDRQFHFLEMNTRLQVEHPVTELRTGQDLVRRQIEIAAGMPLPFSQEDIRLLGAALECRISAEDPNAQFMPSVGVVTRLSEPGGPGVRLDSGFCAGYEVPIYYDPMIAKLIVWAEQREEAIARMKRALGEYDIGGIKTTIPFHIRALSDPRFTSGDYSTSFVETMGPDEDAGADERHIAAAFAAIMKHREARRAMPAGTDGDGSGESPWKLTGRRDAMRRER
- a CDS encoding acyl-CoA carboxylase subunit beta — encoded protein: MSEKMKHLDALRKKAAEGGGQRRVARQHEAGKWTARERVAFLLDEGSFEEIGAFVTHDCQDFGMEGTEVLGDGVITGYGTIDGRSVYVVSEDFTVFGGSLGQAYGEKICKVMDLAMKNGAPVISLKDSGGARIQEGVVSLAGYADIFLRNVLASGVIPQISVIMGPCAGGAVYSPAMTDFVFMVEDTSYMFITGPDVIRAVTHEEVTFDELGGAHVHNSVTGVAHFSAPDEPACLAMVKELLAYLPSNNMEDALRLAPTDDPDRMDEELARIVPDDANKPYDIKEVIHRVVDNGGFFEVHGEFADNIVVGFARFNGRTAGIVANQPASLAGVLDIDASVKGARFVRFCDAFNIPLVVFEDVPGFLPGVSQEHGGIIKEGAKLLYAFCESTVPRLTVVTRKAYGGAYCVMNSKQIRADINYAWPSAQFAVMGPEASVNVLYRRELAEADDPDALRQELTAEFREKFDNPYIAAKIGYIDEVIQPQETRPRIISALEMLKNKRDANPPKKHGNIPL